One part of the Mytilus trossulus isolate FHL-02 chromosome 11, PNRI_Mtr1.1.1.hap1, whole genome shotgun sequence genome encodes these proteins:
- the LOC134689686 gene encoding uncharacterized protein LOC134689686, translating to MIVNACMTDFRKISSGSLAEGLDFPGSDIDIMYICNDIDVVDNVSNIKHPIQRMTCVMETEFDHPGFTSLRVKAKGEGLVIVDCQCSPGTCSGEWLYLPPNEFSKKYMNRWSVPLSLHGPCLSNQNHTIDMAFCVRSKYLPRNASSWAIRHRWQWPPNFVIDRILNYGCLLVPIGPKTLSDHKSNLWRISFSVAEKILVHSFNFTQLLCYGLLKLMLKRIINTHDEVKDLMCSYFLKTALFWVSEGVNINTFQLSKIYYCFFLCVDKIILWVKKCYCPNYFIPEHNMFLGKINQSNNKILLCVLDSIMFGGIDGLLNSLFAPDNEHTRLVCTNNESSFIRLDFLLYRMFGTCNLGNINSGPECPLRMYNGLAITESLLKSESSSFIVDICKYYVAIISKHIAQQLPSPNTIGEAYNIRNIYQRYLKNVIKTDALSGWLLYASYYYVTGQFDVTLRLTDYVLSKCSPNRIGQGSQFSEICFQKYRYNVHSSMTLNERVTLATVTEVKYVPRSSLIPEELTLDVEHHFISISPCLMSHCLRFLCFHHRGDISNRQLALRNIYLAVNGAKSITKEKTTDSLTILGVCNEISGYKDEAYECYDQAFFYSNCKCSDTEKRKLKLLDI from the coding sequence atGATAGTGAATGCATGTATGActgattttagaaaaatatcaagTGGAAGTTTGGCTGAAGGACTTGACTTTCCAGGCAGTGACATAGATATAATGTACATATGTAATGATATTGACGTGGTAGATAATGTAAGTAACATCAAACACCCAATACAACGTATGACGTGTGTTATGGAGACCGAATTTGATCATCCTGGCTTTACTAGTCTTAGGGTAAAAGCAAAAGGTGAAGGGTTGGTAATTGTAGATTGTCAATGTAGTCCAGGAACATGTAGCGGAGAGTGGTTGTATCTACCACCAAACgaattttcaaagaaatatatgaATAGATGGTCTGTACCGTTATCATTACACGGTCCATGTTTGTCAAACCAAAACCATACTATTGATATGGCATTTTGTGTACGGAGTAAATATCTACCAAGAAATGCAAGTTCATGGGCTATCCGTCATCGATGGCAATGGCCACCTAATTTCGTAATTGACAGGATACTAAATTACGGATGTTTGTTAGTGCCTATAGGACCGAAGACTTTATCAGATCACAAATCTAATTTATGGAGAATATCTTTCTCTGTGGCAGAAAAAATACTTGTACATTCGTTTAACTTCACTCAGCTTTTATGTTACGGTCTACTCAAATTAATGTTGAAGCGTATAATAAACACACACGATGAAGTCAAAGATTTAATGTGCTCTTATTTTCTGAAGACGGCTTTATTCTGGGTCTCGGAGGGAGTGAATATTAACACTTTCCAATTATCGAAAATATATTATTGCTTTTTCCTCTGTgttgataaaataattttatgggtaaaaaaatgttactgtcCAAACTATTTTATACCAGAACACAATATGTTCCTTGGTAAGATCAATCAAAGTAACAATAAAATACTACTATGTGTTCTAGATAGTATAATGTTTGGAGGGATTGATGGATTGTTAAATAGTTTATTTGCACCGGACAATGAACATACTCGTTTAGTTTGTACAAATAATGAATCCTCGTTCATTAGATTGGACTTTCTACTTTACAGGATGTTTGGTACATGTAACTTGGGCAACATAAATTCCGGACCAGAATGCCCTTTAAGAATGTATAACGGACTTGCAATTACGGAATCTTTGCTAAAGTCGGAATCGTCttcttttattgttgatatttgcAAATATTATGTTGCTATAATCAGTAAACATATAGCACAACAACTTCCTTCGCCAAACACAATAGGAGAAGCGTACAACATACGCAATATTTATCAGCGATATTTAAAAAACGTCATTAAGACAGATGCTTTATCGGGTTGGCTGTTGTACGCATCGTACTATTATGTGACAGGACAGTTCGATGTTACACTTAGACTAACAGATTATGTTCTATCAAAATGTTCACCTAATAGGATAGGGCAAGGCAGCCAGTTTTCGGAAATATGTTTCCAAAAATACAGATATAATGTACATTCTTCAATGACATTGAATGAAAGGGTGACATTAGCCACCGTCACAGAGGTCAAATACGTACCGAGATCATCATTAATACCAGAAGAACTAACGCTGGATGTAGAACATCATTTTATATCTATCTCACCTTGTTTAATGTCTCACTGTCTTAGATTTCTATGCTTTCATCATCGTGGTGATATATCCAATAGACAACTAGCTTTACGTAATATATATTTAGCAGTAAACGGTGCAAAAAgcataacaaaagaaaaaacaactgATTCATTAACAATACTTGGAGTATGTAATGAGATATCGGGATATAAAGACGAGGCATATGAGTGTTATGATCAAGCTTTCTTTTATAGTAATTGTAAATGTTCAGACACAGAAAAAAGGAAATTGAAATTGTTAGACATCTAA
- the LOC134689687 gene encoding uncharacterized protein DDB_G0271670: protein MQGVQKKLKSSSSSSSSSSSSSSSSSSSSSSSSSSSSSSSSSSSSSSSSSSSSSSSSSSSSSSSSSSSSSSSSSSSSSSSSSSSSSSSSSSSSSSSSSSSSSSSSSSSSSSSSSSSSSSSSSSSSSSSSSSSSSSSSSSSSSSSSSSSSSSSSSSSSSSSSSSSSSSSSSSSSSSSSSSSSSSSSSSSSSSSSSSSSSSSSSSSSSSSSSSSSSSSSSSSSSSSSSSSSSSSSSSSSSSSPSSSSSSSSPSSSPSPSPSSSSP, encoded by the exons ATGCAAG GTGtgcaaaaaaagttaaaatcatcatcatcatcatcatcatcatcatcatcatcatcatcatcatcatcatcatcatcatcatcatcatcatcatcatcatcatcatcatcatcatcatcatcatcatcatcatcatcatcatcatcatcatcatcatcatcatcatcatcatcatcatcatcatcatcatcatcatcatcatcatcatcatcatcatcatcatcatcatcatcatcatcatcatcatcatcatcatcatcatcatcatcatcatcatcatcatcatcatcatcatcatcatcatcatcatcatcatcatcatcatcatcatcatcatcatcatcatcatcatcatcatcatcatcatcatcatcatcatcatcatcatcatcatcatcatcatcatcatcatcatcatcatcatcatcatcatcatcatcatcatcatcatcatcatcatcatcatcatcatcatcatcatcatcatcatcatcatcatcatcatcatcatcatcatcatcatcatcatcatcatcatcatcatcatcatcatcatcatcatcatcatcatcatcatcatcatcatcatcatcatcatcatcatcatcatcatcatcatcatcatcatcatcatcatcatcatcatcatcatcatcatcatcatcatcatcatcatcatcatcatcatcatcatcatcatcatcatcatcaccatcatcatcatcatcatcatcatcaccatcatcatcaccatcaccatcaccatcatcatcatcacca